The proteins below come from a single Falco naumanni isolate bFalNau1 chromosome 24, bFalNau1.pat, whole genome shotgun sequence genomic window:
- the LOC121080248 gene encoding E3 ubiquitin-protein ligase TRIM39-like has product MKDVYFPFNLFSTHQDPCGKGDSPFPSAAAQHRVLLHSHHNLEKTSLHLSSKSLPPLAFTSLGARDTCRKGNSQQARPAGAESESYPVILAAKTMAADSPAESFRDEASCSICLGFFQDPVSIHCGHNFCRACITRCWEEAEENFACPRCKETAPQRNLRPNRELAKIIEIAKQLSLQAARGGAGGERLCEKHQEALKLFCEEDQTPICLVCRESQAHRVHAVVPIEEAAQEHKEKFQAHVQILRDRREKLLGLKMAEERKSLDFLEQVETERQKVVSEVKELHQFVEGQERLLLDRLTKLDQEIMRRQEEIINRLLEEVSSIGKQICELEEMCQQPVCEFLQDSRNILSRLEKDSAQKPAETSPELGEEPTGLPQKNIALKEMLMKFQVSLTLDPETAHPRLVLSEDRKRVRWEDTRQPVPDNPKRFDSSRCVLGCEGFSTGRHYWEVEVGDGEAWAVGVAKESVRRKGRISINPKVGIWAVGQCGSQYQALTSPTIPISLIAAPKVIGVYLDYEAGRVAFFDSNNEAPIFTYPLTSFAGEQILPLLCLGRGSQFTLSP; this is encoded by the exons ATGAAGgatgtttattttccatttaaccTCTTTTCAACCCACCAGGATCCCTGTGGAAAAGGCgattctcccttcccctctgcagctgctcagcacagggTTTTGCTCCACAGCCATCATAACCTGGAGAAAACCTCATTGCATCTTAGCAGTAAATCTCTTCCGCCGCTTGCTTTCACCTCCCTCGGGGCCCGAGAcacctgcaggaaggggaacagTCAGCAGGCAAGACCTGCTGGGGCGGAAAGCGAAAGCTACCCCGTCATCCTCGCCGCCAAGACCATGGCTGCAGACAGCCCTGCTGAAAGTTTCCGTGATGAAGCCTCCTGCTCTATCTGCCTGGGCTTCTTCCAAGACCCTGTCTCCATCCATTGTGGACACAACTTCTGCCGGGCGTGCATCACCCGCTGCTGGGAGGAAGCTGAGGAGAATTTCGCCTGCCCTCGGTGCAAAGAGACAGCCCCACAGAGGAACCTGAGACCCAACCGGGAGCTGGCAAAAATCATTGAGATAGCCAAGCAGTTGAGCTTGCAGGCAGccagaggaggggcagggggggagagGCTGTGCGAGAAGCACCAGGAAGCTCTGAAACTCTTCTGTGAGGAGGATCAGACCCCCATCTGCCTGGTTTGCAGAGAGTCCCAGGCTCACCGGGTCCATGCCGTGGTCCCCATCGAGGAGGCTGCACAGGAGCATAAG GAGAAATTCCAGGCTCACGTGCAGATCCTGAGGgacaggagagaaaagctgctggggctgaagatggctgaagaaaggaaaagcctggACTTCCTC GAACAAGTGGAAACGGAGAGGCAGAAGGTTGTGTCTGAAGTCAAGGAGCTGCACCAGTTCGTGGAGGGACAGGAACGTCTCCTCTTGGACCGGCTGACAAAGCTGGACCAGGAGATTATGAGGAGACAGGAGGAGATCATCAACAGGCTTTTGGAGGAGGTCTCCTCCATTGGCAAGCAGATCTGTGAACTGGAGGAGATGTGTCAGCAGCCAGTGTGTGAATTCCTGCAG GACAGCAGAAACATCTTGAGCAG GCTTGAGAAGGACAGTGCCCAGAAGCCAGCAGAGACATCACCTGAGCTGGGAGAGGAACCCACTGGTCTTCCTCAGAAAAATATTGCCCTCAAAGAGATGCTGATGAAATTTCAAG TAAGTCTGACATTGGATCCAGAGACAGCGCATCCCCGGCTGGTCCTGTCTGAGGATCGCAAGCGTGTGAGATGGGAAGACACCCGCCAACCTGTACCTGACAACCCCAAGCGCTTCGACTCATCTCGCTGTGTCTTGGGCTGTGAGGGTTTCAGCACGGGGAGGCATTActgggaggtggaggtgggCGATGGGGAAGCCTGGGCGGTTGGGGTGGCCAAGGAGTCAGTCAGGAGGAAAGGACGGATCAGCATCAACCCCAAGGTGGGGATCTGGGCGGTGGGGCAGTGTGGGAGCCAGTACCAGGCTCTCACCTCTCCTACCATCCCCATCTCCCTGATTGCTGCCCCCAAAGTGATTGGGGTTTACCTGGACTATGAGGCAGGGCGAGTGGCGTTTTTTGACTCCAATAATGAAGCACCAATCTTCACCTACCCCCTGACATCCTTTGCAGGGGAGCAAatcctccctctgctctgcctggggagggggtcccAGTTCACACTCTCCCCCTGA